DNA sequence from the Candidatus Kaistella beijingensis genome:
TCATTTAAAAATCCTATTTTTGGGAAATATCAATTTAAAATATGGAAAAATCGACCGCAAAACATCCGAAAGGATTGCCTTATCTGTTTTTTACCGAGATGTGGGAACGTTTCGGATATTATTTAATCCTCGGAATTTTCGTGCTGTACATGATCGACCCCAAAGAAACCGGTGGATTGGCTTTTAACGACAAAAATGCAGACGACATTTTCGGAACTTTTATCGCACTCACCTATCTAACCCCGTTTTTGGGCGGATTTTTGGCAGACAGAGTACTCGGTTATGTTAAAGCAATCTATATTGGTGGTGCTTTGATGGGACTTGGATATATTGGATTGGGAGTTTTCAAGGAATTATCGATGTTTTACGTTTCGATGGGATTGATTATTCTCGGGAACGGATTCTTTAAACCAAGTATTTCTACCCTTTTAGGAAATCTTTACGAAGAGGAACCGTACAGAATGAACAAAGATGCAGGTTACAACATTTTCTATATGGGAATTAATATCGGTGCTTTTGCGTGTAACATTATCGCCGCCTTTATGAGGAATAAATTTGGTTGGGGTGAAGCGTTTATCACAGCCGGAGTGGGAATGTTCATCGGTTTGATTATCTTTTCTCTTGGAAGAAAACATATTATAAAAGCCAACATTATGAAACCTGTTCAGGAAGGCGACACCAAAATTTCTGATGTATTGGTTAAAGTTTTCTTGCCTGCAATTGTTGCGGGTGTGATTGGTTGGATGATTCCGGGAAATATTTTCGGAAGTGATTCTACCGATGCCTTTATTTTTGCCTGTTTACCGGTGATTTATTTCTACGTCATGCTTTGGGTAAAAGCGAATGCGGAAGACAAAAAACCAATCGGCGCTTTGTTGGCGATTTTTGCTGTGAGCTTAATGTTTTGGGCAGTTTTCAAACAGAACGGAACGGCGTTGACAAGATGGGCAAATTATTACACCGACAGAAGTGTTCCTGCAGCAATAGAAAAACCTTTGGAAGCCATTTATTTAGTGGATGCTAAAGATTATCAAACCAAGGAGGTGAATGTTTACGACAATC
Encoded proteins:
- a CDS encoding peptide MFS transporter, translating into MEKSTAKHPKGLPYLFFTEMWERFGYYLILGIFVLYMIDPKETGGLAFNDKNADDIFGTFIALTYLTPFLGGFLADRVLGYVKAIYIGGALMGLGYIGLGVFKELSMFYVSMGLIILGNGFFKPSISTLLGNLYEEEPYRMNKDAGYNIFYMGINIGAFACNIIAAFMRNKFGWGEAFITAGVGMFIGLIIFSLGRKHIIKANIMKPVQEGDTKISDVLVKVFLPAIVAGVIGWMIPGNIFGSDSTDAFIFACLPVIYFYVMLWVKANAEDKKPIGALLAIFAVSLMFWAVFKQNGTALTRWANYYTDRSVPAAIEKPLEAIYLVDAKDYQTKEVNVYDNQYQAQKDESGNPIKEQGKDIYFRNVSPEKKAVMEANPSEKVYLYNTELFQSVNPFWVIVLTPIVVGFFMMLRRKGKEPTTPSKIVLGLFISALSCLVMVGAVYAGDNGAVKVSALWLVFAYGVITVGELCLSPMGLSLVSKLSPPRITALMMGGFFLSTSIGNKLSGVLASFWYDYENKANFFIVNFGLLLLATLLGLSILKRLNKIMKEKGVN